The Planktothrix serta PCC 8927 genome contains the following window.
CCGCAAAACAGAGTAATTTTTTAGGGCAAAATCCCCATTTAAACCCTGCTGAAATTCCGGGTTTTGACTCAACAAATCCCCCCGACCCCAATTTTATTAGCACCTGTGTTCACTGCGGATTTTGTTTATCAACTTGTCCCAGTTATCGGGTTTTAGGAACAGAAATGGACTCTCCCAGGGGACGGATTTATTTAATGGATGCCATTTCTAAAAATGATGCTTCTCTAGGGGAAACAACCGCCCAACATTTTGATAGTTGTTTAGGATGTTTAGCTTGTGTCACAACTTGTCCGTCCGGCGTTAAATATGATCAATTAATTGCCGCTACTCGTCCACAAGTGGAAAGAAATGTACCTCGAAGTTTATCTGACCGTTTAATTCGAGGATTAATTTTTAATTTGTTTCCCTATCCTAAGCGTTTAAGAGCGTTTTTAATTCCGCTTTTTATCTATCAGAAATTAGGAGTGCAAGAAATAGTTAGAAAAACGGGTTTATTACCCAAAATTTCTCCTCGTTTAGCAGCAATGGAATCAATTTTACCTGAAATTACTGCGGATGCGTTTCGAGAGGAGTTTCCGGTAATTATTCCCGCTAAAGGGGAAAAACGTTATCGAGTTGGCATGATTTTAGGCTGTGTACAACGGTTATTTTTTAATCCCGTTAATGAAGCAACGGTGAGAGTTTTAACTGCGAATGGCTGTGAAGTTGTAATTCCGAGAAATCAAGAGTGTTGTGGGGCGTTACCCGAACACCAAGGACAAACTGAACAGTCTTATACGTTAATTAAACAAATGATTGATCGATTTTCAGGGACTCGTTTGGATGCTATTATTATTAATGCGGCGGGCTGTGGTCATACCTTAAAAGAATATGGACACATCTTAAAAGATGATTCTCAATATCGAGAACAAGCTGAAGAATTTGCAGCAAAAGTTAAAGATGTTCAGGAATTTTTAGCAGAAATTGGTTTAAAAACACCTCTATTTCCTTTAACAGAAACTGGAGAATTAACCCTAGTTTATCAAGATGCTTGTCATTTATTACATGGACAAAAAATTAGTTCTCAACCTCGTGAACTTCTGCAACAAATTCCAGGGGTAAAATTACGAGAACCTTTAGATGCTTCTTTATGTTGTGGAAGTGCAGGGGTTTATAATTTATTACAACCGGAAATTGCAGAAGAATTAGGACAGCAAAAAGTCGATAATTTAATCAATACTGGGGCGGAATTAATTGCTTCTGCTAATCCGGGTTGTTCTTTGCAAATTAAAAAACATTTACAATTGCAAGGCAAAAATATTCCTTTAATGCACCCGATGGAATTACTGGATTATTCAATTCGAGGAATTAAAATTAAATAAATTTCTGTGTAGGGGGACGGCGCGCCCATTAGTGTCAACTTAACGCTAAAAGTAGACGATCAAACCCGAATTCTCAATGATCCCCCCTAACCCCCCTTAACAAGGGGGGGACAGGAGATCCAAGTCCCCCTTTTTAAGGGGGATTTAGGGGGATCTGATCTTTTAATCACGGGTTTTCGGCTTAAGTTGACACCCATGGGCGCGCCTCTCCCCTACGATGAATTGGATTTTGAGATATTTATACAACTGATTTAAACTATGAATCGAATTATTTCAGCTTGTTTAGGAATTTTGGGAATAGCAACTCTGATTGATTTTCATCTATTTACAAAGGTTTTAGCCTCTCCTCACTCAATCCCCTCAGTTCCCCATTTTACCCTAACTCAACAACAAAATTCAACCTTTCTTTATCCCTTTATTCAAAATAAAAAATGGGGATATATTAACCAAGCGGGACAAGTTATTATTGAACCTCTATTTGAATCAACTTTGGGATTTTCAGAAGGACTAGCCCCCGTTAAAATTAAATCTAAAAAAGGTTATATTGATTTAAAAGGAAATCTGGTAATTCCGGCTAAGTTTGATGTGGCTTGGGGGTTTTCAGAAGGATTGGCGGCAGTTAAAATCAATGATAAATGGGGATATATTGATCAAACTGGAAAATTTTTGATTCCCCCGCAGTTTAATTTTGCTTGGGGTTTTTCTTCTCAACTCGCTGCGGTACAAAAAGAGCAGAAAATGGGCTATATTAACCCTAAAGGAGAATGGGTTATTACTCCTCAATTTGATAATACTTCAGAATTTAAAGAAGGATTAGCCGCCGTTAATATTAAGGGAAAAGTTGGCTATATTAATCCCACAGGAAAATTAATAATTCCACCTGAATTTGATTTAAGTTGGCGGTTTTCTGAAGGGTTAGCGATGGTTTTAGTTAAAAATAAAATGGGATATATTAATCAAACTGGAAAAATAGTTATTTCACCAGAATTTGATTATGCTTGGGATTTTTCTCAAGGGTTAGCGGTGGCTAGAAAAGGCAAAAAGTGGGGTTATATTGATCAGAAGGGAAATTTTGCGATTCCCTTACAATATGAAGAAACTGCTAATTTTTCTGAAGGGTTAGCAGCCGTTAAAATTAAACAAAAATGGGGATATATTGATCAAAAAGGGTCGATTAAAATCCCGCCTCAGTTTGATAGTGCGAATGAATTTAAACAGGGATTAGCGGCGGTTAGAATTCAAGACCAATGGGGATATGTTAATTCAGCAGGTGCATGGGTTTGGCAACCCACAAAATAAAGTTATTGTAGTCTATGATACCCTGATAAACTTTGATAATAAAGTATTAGTGATGATTCAATGGGTGTGGAGTTATTTCACCAATCAAGGAGGCGCTCGTTTGATTACCAATGAAGGGTTATCGGGAAATAAAATAACATATACTGAGCAAATTTAAGCTAAACTGAACAATACATTCCATGTCCTTGTGTAAACAATATGACATTTAATCCCCAAACTTCACCTTTAGGCAGTCTTCCTATCCATAAAATACGCTCTTGGCTGCCGATTACTCTAATTCTGCTTCTGGCAACAATATTATATCTGTATCAACTGGGAACAGAACCCCTATGGCAAGATGAAT
Protein-coding sequences here:
- a CDS encoding WG repeat-containing protein yields the protein MNRIISACLGILGIATLIDFHLFTKVLASPHSIPSVPHFTLTQQQNSTFLYPFIQNKKWGYINQAGQVIIEPLFESTLGFSEGLAPVKIKSKKGYIDLKGNLVIPAKFDVAWGFSEGLAAVKINDKWGYIDQTGKFLIPPQFNFAWGFSSQLAAVQKEQKMGYINPKGEWVITPQFDNTSEFKEGLAAVNIKGKVGYINPTGKLIIPPEFDLSWRFSEGLAMVLVKNKMGYINQTGKIVISPEFDYAWDFSQGLAVARKGKKWGYIDQKGNFAIPLQYEETANFSEGLAAVKIKQKWGYIDQKGSIKIPPQFDSANEFKQGLAAVRIQDQWGYVNSAGAWVWQPTK
- a CDS encoding (Fe-S)-binding protein yields the protein MQTSEPVIESQTIPAKQSNFLGQNPHLNPAEIPGFDSTNPPDPNFISTCVHCGFCLSTCPSYRVLGTEMDSPRGRIYLMDAISKNDASLGETTAQHFDSCLGCLACVTTCPSGVKYDQLIAATRPQVERNVPRSLSDRLIRGLIFNLFPYPKRLRAFLIPLFIYQKLGVQEIVRKTGLLPKISPRLAAMESILPEITADAFREEFPVIIPAKGEKRYRVGMILGCVQRLFFNPVNEATVRVLTANGCEVVIPRNQECCGALPEHQGQTEQSYTLIKQMIDRFSGTRLDAIIINAAGCGHTLKEYGHILKDDSQYREQAEEFAAKVKDVQEFLAEIGLKTPLFPLTETGELTLVYQDACHLLHGQKISSQPRELLQQIPGVKLREPLDASLCCGSAGVYNLLQPEIAEELGQQKVDNLINTGAELIASANPGCSLQIKKHLQLQGKNIPLMHPMELLDYSIRGIKIK